From a single Nocardioides panacis genomic region:
- a CDS encoding SURF1 family protein yields MPFPVRRLLAPRLLGLHALAVLATTAAVLLGIWQYDAWGSRRHDQAASLADAPARALASVMSADDPFPGDAVGQPVRLAGRWLPRSTVYVADRDLGGRTGVWAVTPVEVCAGSTSCAGAPAMLVVRGWAPTVADVPPAPTGTVDVTGWLQPGEGSGLSDPDPTDDVIPEMRVADAIQHVDQDLYGGYVIARSTTRASSGVEPGLRPVTPASLPKAETFTALRNLLYAFEWWVFGGFAVYIWWRWCRDELERQRLEEEGPDEPADDGAGTGSDPRVSGVTGVPSSP; encoded by the coding sequence GTGCCGTTCCCCGTCCGCCGCCTCCTCGCCCCGCGCCTGCTCGGCCTGCACGCGCTCGCCGTGCTGGCGACCACCGCGGCGGTGCTGCTCGGGATCTGGCAGTACGACGCCTGGGGCTCGCGCCGCCACGACCAGGCCGCCTCCCTCGCCGACGCGCCCGCCCGGGCGCTGGCCTCGGTGATGTCGGCCGACGACCCGTTCCCCGGCGACGCCGTCGGCCAGCCGGTCCGGCTCGCCGGCCGGTGGCTGCCGCGCTCGACGGTCTACGTCGCGGACCGCGACCTCGGCGGCCGGACCGGGGTGTGGGCGGTGACGCCGGTCGAGGTGTGCGCCGGCTCGACGTCCTGCGCGGGTGCGCCGGCCATGCTCGTCGTACGCGGGTGGGCGCCGACGGTGGCCGACGTGCCTCCGGCGCCGACCGGGACGGTGGACGTGACCGGCTGGCTGCAGCCCGGGGAGGGCTCCGGGCTGAGCGACCCCGACCCGACCGACGACGTGATCCCCGAGATGCGGGTCGCGGACGCGATCCAGCACGTCGACCAGGACCTGTACGGCGGCTACGTGATCGCCCGCTCGACCACGCGGGCGTCCTCGGGGGTGGAGCCGGGTCTCCGCCCGGTGACGCCCGCGTCGCTGCCGAAGGCGGAGACGTTCACCGCGCTGCGCAACCTGCTCTACGCCTTCGAGTGGTGGGTGTTCGGAGGGTTCGCGGTCTACATCTGGTGGCGCTGGTGCCGCGACGAGCTCGAGCGGCAGCGCCTCGAGGAGGAGGGCCCCGACGAACCGGCCGACGACGGGGCGGGGACCGGCTCCGACCCCCGGGTGAGCGGGGTCACTGGAGTACCGTCGAGCCCGTGA
- the gyrA gene encoding DNA gyrase subunit A: protein MQRSYIDYAMTVIVGRALPDVRDGLKPVHRRVLYAMYDGGYRPDRGFSKCSRVIGDVMGQYHPHGDTAIYDTLVRLAQPWVMRAPLVDGQGNFGSPGNDPAAAMRYTECRMAPLALEMVRDIDEDTVDFQANYDGRSQEPVILPARFPNLLVNGSAGIAVGMATNIPPHNLREVAEGVQWLLENPQASREELLDALLARIKGPDFPMGALIVGQQGIEQMYRTGRGSVTMRAVVDIDEDAKGRTIISITELPYQVNPDNLALKIAELADAGKIQGIADVRDDTSGRTGQRLVVVLKRDAVARVVLNNLFKHTELQTNFSANMLALVDGVPRTLTLDQFVSHWVTHQVEVIQRRTRFRLRKAEQDAHIFRGLVKALDMLDEVIALIRRSPDADEAREGLMALLEIDDLQARAILDMQLRRLAALERQRILDRLAELELIIADLEDILRSETRQRQIISEELAAIVEKFGNERRSQIIPSDGDLSMEDLIPDEELVVTITRGGYAKRTRADLYRTQKRGGKGVRGATLRGDDVVEHFMATSNHHWLLFFTTAGRVYRTKAYNLPEASRDAKGGHVAGLLSFQPDEDIAQVLAIRDYEQQPYLVLATRNGLVKKTRLGDYNSPRQAGVIAINFREDDDALIGAELVGEDDHVLLVSRKGQAIRFASTDMRPMGRATSGVTGMKFRDGDQLLSMSVIRSEQIEAEEAAAARAADAGASTAAGDLPDVVEQYVFTITEGGFAKRSRISDYRLQSRGGIGIKAMKQDDDRGSLVGAFIVVEGDEVLAIKQSGQVTRSAIDDNLRPTGRDTKGVRFVGVTKGDGVAVVARSVERATEIDEAVEAAEEHAGEVAVETTSGDDAAAQVPDATIEPDAPEAAPVDDAVDEPDSTDDEES, encoded by the coding sequence ATGCAGCGGTCCTACATCGACTACGCGATGACCGTGATCGTGGGTCGTGCGCTGCCCGACGTGCGTGACGGCCTCAAGCCGGTGCACCGCCGCGTGCTCTACGCCATGTACGACGGCGGCTACCGTCCCGACCGCGGCTTCTCCAAGTGCTCGCGCGTCATCGGCGACGTGATGGGTCAGTACCACCCGCACGGCGACACCGCGATCTACGACACCCTGGTGCGGCTGGCGCAGCCCTGGGTGATGCGCGCGCCGCTGGTCGACGGGCAGGGCAACTTCGGCTCGCCGGGCAACGACCCCGCGGCCGCGATGCGGTACACCGAGTGCCGGATGGCGCCGCTGGCCCTGGAGATGGTCCGCGACATCGACGAGGACACCGTCGACTTCCAGGCCAACTACGACGGCCGCTCGCAGGAGCCGGTGATCCTGCCGGCGCGGTTCCCGAACCTGCTGGTGAACGGCTCGGCCGGCATCGCGGTCGGGATGGCCACCAACATCCCGCCGCACAACCTCCGCGAGGTCGCCGAGGGCGTCCAGTGGCTGCTGGAGAACCCGCAGGCCTCCCGCGAGGAGCTCCTCGACGCGCTGCTCGCCCGGATCAAGGGCCCGGACTTCCCGATGGGCGCGTTGATCGTCGGCCAGCAGGGCATCGAGCAGATGTACCGCACCGGTCGCGGCTCGGTCACCATGCGCGCGGTCGTCGACATCGACGAGGACGCCAAGGGCCGCACGATCATCTCGATCACCGAGCTGCCCTACCAGGTCAACCCCGACAACCTCGCGCTGAAGATCGCCGAGCTCGCCGACGCCGGCAAGATCCAGGGCATCGCCGACGTGCGGGACGACACCTCCGGCCGCACCGGCCAGCGCCTGGTCGTGGTGCTCAAGCGCGACGCCGTCGCCCGGGTGGTGCTGAACAACCTGTTCAAGCACACCGAGCTGCAGACCAACTTCTCCGCGAACATGCTGGCCCTGGTCGACGGCGTGCCGCGCACGCTGACCCTCGACCAGTTCGTCTCGCACTGGGTGACCCACCAGGTCGAGGTCATCCAGCGACGTACCCGCTTCCGCCTGCGCAAGGCCGAGCAGGACGCGCACATCTTCCGCGGCCTGGTGAAGGCCCTCGACATGCTCGACGAGGTCATCGCGCTGATCCGGCGCAGCCCGGACGCCGACGAGGCCCGCGAGGGCCTGATGGCGCTGCTCGAGATCGACGACCTGCAGGCCCGGGCGATCCTGGACATGCAGCTGCGCCGGCTCGCCGCCCTGGAGCGGCAGCGGATCCTGGACCGGCTCGCCGAGCTCGAGCTGATCATCGCCGACCTCGAGGACATCCTGCGCAGCGAGACCCGGCAGCGGCAGATCATCTCCGAGGAGCTCGCCGCCATCGTCGAGAAGTTCGGCAACGAGCGGCGCAGCCAGATCATCCCCTCCGACGGCGACCTGTCGATGGAGGACCTGATCCCCGACGAGGAGCTCGTCGTCACGATCACCCGCGGCGGCTACGCCAAGCGGACCCGTGCCGACCTCTACCGCACGCAGAAGCGCGGCGGCAAGGGCGTGCGCGGCGCGACGCTGCGCGGCGACGACGTGGTCGAGCACTTCATGGCCACCAGCAACCACCACTGGCTGCTGTTCTTCACCACCGCCGGGCGGGTCTACCGCACCAAGGCCTACAACCTGCCCGAGGCGTCCCGCGACGCCAAGGGCGGTCACGTCGCCGGCCTGCTGTCCTTCCAGCCCGACGAGGACATCGCCCAGGTGCTGGCGATCCGTGACTACGAGCAGCAGCCCTACCTCGTGCTGGCCACCCGCAACGGCCTGGTGAAGAAGACCCGGCTCGGGGACTACAACAGCCCGCGCCAGGCCGGCGTCATCGCGATCAACTTCCGCGAGGACGACGACGCCCTGATCGGTGCCGAGCTCGTCGGCGAGGACGACCACGTGCTGCTGGTCTCCCGCAAGGGCCAGGCCATCCGCTTCGCGTCCACGGACATGCGGCCGATGGGCCGGGCCACCTCGGGCGTCACCGGCATGAAGTTCCGCGACGGCGACCAGCTGCTGTCGATGTCGGTGATCCGGTCCGAGCAGATCGAGGCCGAGGAGGCCGCAGCGGCCCGGGCGGCCGACGCCGGGGCGTCCACCGCGGCCGGCGACCTGCCCGACGTCGTCGAGCAGTACGTCTTCACGATCACCGAGGGCGGCTTCGCCAAGCGCTCGCGGATCTCCGACTACCGGCTGCAGTCGCGCGGCGGCATCGGCATCAAGGCGATGAAGCAGGACGACGACCGGGGCAGCCTGGTCGGCGCGTTCATCGTCGTCGAGGGCGACGAGGTCCTGGCCATCAAGCAGTCCGGCCAGGTCACCCGCAGCGCGATCGACGACAACCTGCGGCCCACCGGCCGGGACACCAAGGGCGTCCGGTTCGTCGGCGTCACCAAGGGCGACGGCGTCGCCGTGGTGGCCCGCAGCGTGGAGCGGGCGACCGAGATCGACGAGGCCGTCGAGGCTGCCGAGGAGCACGCCGGCGAGGTCGCCGTCGAGACCACCTCCGGCGACGATGCGGCCGCTCAGGTGCCGGATGCGACAATCGAGCCTGACGCGCCCGAGGCCGCACCGGTCGACGACGCCGTTGACGAGCCCGACAGCACGGATGACGAGGAGTCCTGA
- a CDS encoding GGDEF domain-containing protein — MRAWVLVAVATLLGVAFVGVLRVPGLGETPTLLISNGGQLLAAVLASAGCAAAARRTHGQRRRAWGWLSAGTASWAAGQAVWSYYEVVLDRPVPFPSPADVGFLGFPLLAAVGLVIWLGSQTDELVARGRDLLDGLIIAGSLVVISWVTALGSVVAEGGDGWLPLTLSLAYPVGDLILATLVLLALSRGSRAERTSLVVLALGLGGLAIADSSYVYLVSLEKYSSADTISTGWVIGFLLVAAAGLTVRPAPDDASRHMAEHARPTVVPVPSVLGMALPYVPLLGAVAALIANRVTGARTPTMNLVLGSSLIIVVLIRQFLAMTDNRRLLVALGEARDQLEYQALHDALTGLANRVLFADRLDRALLQPGAAVSVLFCDLDDFKLVNDERGHEAGDVLLREVAHRLLDCVRATDTVARLGGDEFAILLEDSSDAAYVADRVVGAMRRPVSVDGREVRTSISVGVAHHEGGGEAVDERREPGRRAVEVGATVPAARRESTAQLLLRTADAAMYAAKGAGKARAVLAAEPTGARS; from the coding sequence ATGCGGGCCTGGGTTCTCGTGGCAGTCGCGACGCTGTTGGGCGTCGCCTTCGTCGGCGTGCTCCGGGTCCCCGGACTGGGCGAGACGCCCACCCTTCTGATCAGCAACGGCGGGCAGCTGCTGGCGGCCGTGCTGGCCTCGGCCGGCTGCGCGGCGGCGGCCCGCAGGACCCACGGGCAACGCCGCAGGGCCTGGGGCTGGCTGTCCGCCGGCACCGCGTCGTGGGCGGCCGGGCAGGCGGTCTGGAGCTACTACGAGGTGGTCCTCGACCGGCCGGTCCCGTTCCCGTCGCCGGCCGACGTCGGGTTCCTGGGCTTCCCGCTCCTCGCCGCCGTCGGCCTGGTGATCTGGCTGGGCAGCCAGACCGACGAGCTGGTCGCGCGCGGCCGGGACCTCCTCGACGGGCTGATCATCGCGGGGTCGCTGGTGGTGATCTCCTGGGTCACCGCGCTCGGCTCGGTGGTGGCCGAGGGCGGTGACGGCTGGTTGCCGCTCACCCTGTCGCTGGCCTACCCGGTCGGCGACCTGATCCTCGCGACCCTGGTGCTGCTGGCCCTGTCCCGCGGCTCACGCGCCGAGCGCACCAGCCTGGTGGTCCTCGCCCTGGGTCTCGGCGGTCTCGCGATCGCGGACAGCTCCTACGTCTACCTGGTCAGCCTGGAGAAGTACTCCTCCGCCGACACCATCAGCACCGGCTGGGTGATCGGCTTCCTGCTGGTCGCGGCGGCCGGGCTGACCGTGCGGCCCGCCCCCGACGACGCCAGCCGGCACATGGCCGAGCACGCCCGGCCCACGGTGGTGCCGGTCCCCTCGGTGCTGGGCATGGCGCTGCCCTACGTGCCGCTGCTCGGGGCGGTCGCCGCCCTGATCGCCAACCGGGTCACCGGGGCCCGCACGCCGACCATGAACCTGGTGCTCGGGTCGAGCCTGATCATCGTGGTGCTGATCCGGCAGTTCCTGGCGATGACCGACAACCGACGGCTGCTGGTCGCGCTCGGCGAGGCCCGCGACCAGCTCGAGTACCAGGCGCTGCACGACGCCCTGACCGGGCTGGCCAACCGGGTGCTCTTCGCGGACCGCCTCGACCGGGCCCTGCTGCAGCCGGGCGCCGCGGTCAGCGTGCTGTTCTGCGACCTCGACGACTTCAAGCTGGTCAACGACGAGCGCGGGCACGAGGCCGGCGACGTGTTGCTCCGGGAGGTCGCGCACCGGCTCCTGGACTGCGTCCGGGCGACCGACACGGTGGCCCGGCTCGGCGGCGACGAGTTCGCGATCCTGCTCGAGGACTCCTCCGACGCCGCCTACGTCGCCGACCGCGTGGTCGGCGCGATGCGGCGCCCGGTCTCCGTCGACGGCCGCGAGGTGCGTACGTCGATCAGCGTGGGCGTCGCGCACCACGAGGGGGGCGGCGAAGCCGTCGACGAGCGGCGCGAGCCCGGCCGCCGTGCCGTCGAGGTGGGGGCGACCGTCCCGGCCGCGCGCCGCGAGTCCACCGCCCAGCTGCTGCTGCGCACCGCCGACGCCGCGATGTACGCCGCCAAGGGGGCCGGCAAGGCCCGCGCGGTGCTGGCCGCGGAGCCCACCGGGGCGCGGTCGTAG
- a CDS encoding sensor domain-containing diguanylate cyclase, whose translation MGSARQRSTGLVDELQSSHRFTIGVLVSVLVLSLFTSGYLILVSQPRLTNYVELAREARDVHEAMLDQETGLRGWLATGDPIFLEPYTAGRAASAASVSGLLSDVKSSPDVTDGVVSMLLARQRWESWASEAAAMRVTPAQRTDGTLARFLLDGKELFDAYRERDLVSTSAIRDHRTQALTRQTEAMVAVLASYLVLLAATAAITMRRRRRLQAALLAPIEDLHMTISRIRTGDLSARTEPTTVPELAEIGNALGELAATLEEAEVAATDREIRLAFLANRFETVVRVGREIAGSLSIRYVSSTVTTAAAELLGTTTTLWLRGEDQGFHAVHRSTDAHGAPAPSTLVPPAVVLSAATGAVPVSTDSRRAYPLVLAGTVTAVLQVETPVVDDDTDQVLVSLLSTAAAALESAHLHSTARELADMDGLTHLPNRRRFEIDIDTEWERCRRYGRPMSLIMMDLDHFKRLNDEHGHLLGDQVLREVATAVNGVLRSTDTAYRYGGEEIVVLLRETGLEDAALAAERLREAVSVIRVVEHPQVTVSTSAGVAARHASMSHYTGLVSKADKALYEAKRLGRNRVAVDGDGGLGETLFRGSPGPSPVTPT comes from the coding sequence GTGGGCAGCGCACGGCAGCGCTCGACGGGCCTGGTGGACGAGCTGCAGAGCAGCCACCGGTTCACGATCGGCGTGCTCGTCTCGGTGCTGGTGCTGAGCCTGTTCACGTCCGGCTACCTGATCCTGGTCAGCCAGCCCCGGCTGACCAACTACGTCGAGCTGGCCCGCGAGGCCCGCGACGTGCACGAGGCGATGCTCGACCAGGAGACCGGCCTGCGCGGCTGGCTGGCGACCGGCGACCCGATCTTCCTGGAGCCCTACACGGCCGGCCGCGCCGCTTCCGCGGCGTCCGTCTCGGGACTGCTGAGCGACGTGAAGAGCAGCCCCGACGTCACCGACGGCGTGGTGAGCATGCTGCTGGCCCGCCAGCGGTGGGAGAGCTGGGCGAGCGAGGCGGCCGCCATGCGGGTCACCCCCGCCCAGCGCACCGACGGCACCCTGGCCCGGTTCCTGCTGGACGGCAAGGAGCTGTTCGACGCCTACCGCGAGCGGGACCTGGTCAGCACCTCCGCGATCCGGGACCACCGCACCCAGGCGCTGACCCGGCAGACCGAGGCGATGGTCGCGGTGCTGGCCAGCTACCTGGTGCTGCTCGCGGCCACCGCCGCGATCACGATGCGTCGTCGCCGGAGGCTGCAGGCCGCCCTCCTCGCCCCGATCGAGGACCTGCACATGACCATCAGCCGGATCCGCACCGGCGACCTGAGCGCCCGCACCGAGCCGACGACCGTCCCGGAGCTCGCGGAGATCGGCAACGCCCTCGGCGAGCTGGCGGCCACCCTCGAGGAGGCCGAGGTGGCGGCCACCGACCGGGAGATCCGGCTGGCCTTCCTCGCGAACCGGTTCGAGACCGTGGTCCGCGTCGGGCGCGAGATCGCCGGCAGCCTGTCCATCCGCTACGTCTCCAGCACCGTGACGACCGCCGCGGCCGAGCTGCTGGGCACGACGACCACGCTGTGGCTGCGCGGCGAGGACCAGGGCTTCCACGCCGTGCACCGCAGCACCGACGCGCACGGTGCGCCGGCCCCGAGCACGCTGGTCCCGCCGGCCGTCGTGCTCTCCGCCGCCACCGGCGCGGTCCCGGTCAGCACCGACTCGCGTCGCGCCTACCCGCTCGTCCTGGCCGGCACCGTGACCGCGGTGCTGCAGGTCGAGACGCCGGTCGTCGACGACGACACCGACCAGGTGCTCGTCTCGCTGCTGTCCACCGCGGCCGCCGCGCTGGAGTCCGCACACCTGCACAGCACCGCCCGCGAGCTCGCCGACATGGACGGTCTCACCCACCTCCCGAACCGGCGGCGCTTCGAGATCGACATCGACACCGAGTGGGAGCGCTGCCGGCGCTACGGCCGCCCGATGAGCCTGATCATGATGGACCTCGACCACTTCAAGCGGCTCAACGACGAGCACGGGCACCTGCTCGGCGACCAGGTGCTGCGCGAGGTGGCCACCGCGGTGAACGGGGTGCTCCGCAGCACCGACACCGCCTACCGGTACGGCGGCGAGGAGATCGTCGTGCTGCTGCGCGAGACCGGGCTGGAGGACGCCGCCTTGGCCGCCGAGCGGCTCCGGGAGGCCGTCTCGGTGATCCGGGTCGTCGAGCACCCGCAGGTCACGGTCTCCACCTCCGCCGGCGTGGCGGCCCGGCACGCCTCGATGTCGCACTACACCGGGCTGGTGTCCAAGGCCGACAAGGCGCTCTACGAGGCCAAGCGGCTCGGGCGCAACCGGGTGGCGGTCGATGGCGACGGCGGGCTGGGCGAGACGCTCTTCCGCGGCAGCCCCGGCCCGTCGCCGGTCACGCCGACCTGA
- a CDS encoding DLW-39 family protein, translating into MKKIVLVALAAAAAVLASRKAKAGQREQALWAEATDNVTRS; encoded by the coding sequence ATGAAGAAGATCGTCCTCGTCGCCCTGGCAGCCGCCGCTGCCGTCCTCGCGAGCAGGAAGGCCAAGGCCGGCCAGCGCGAGCAGGCACTGTGGGCCGAGGCGACCGACAACGTCACCCGCTCCTGA
- the gyrB gene encoding DNA topoisomerase (ATP-hydrolyzing) subunit B — translation MGESHAVEEGKYDASAIQVLEGLEAVRKRPGMYIGSTGERGLHHLVWEIVDNSVDESLAGYATSIKVTLQEDGGVRVEDNGRGIPTDTAPGQDMPAVTMALTMLHAGGKFGGGGYKVSGGLHGVGVSVVNALSSTLQVDVRNRGYHWRQTFSLGVPDGPLEQLEPLGPDEQTGTTVTYWASEDIFETTTYSLETITNRLREMAFLNKGLEIIIRDERAHMAGVADAIAEDAEGAATHDPDAPVVDRSSAVEGVIEHRFCFDRGLVDYVEHLNRRKDKANASVIAFDAELPESGMSLEVAMQWNTTFSESVHTFANTINTHEGGTHEEGFRSALTSLVNNWGEEWNLIKKKEDRVSGDDVREGLTAIISIKLGEPQFEGQTKTKLGNTEAKGFVQRVVNEQLGAWLEKNPAEGRDIVRKAQAAASARIAARKARDLARSRKGLLGGGGLPGKLADCQSTNPEECEIFVVEGDSAGGSAKGGRDPRIQAILPIRGKILNVEKARLDKVLANTEVQAIISALGTGIHEEFDIDKVRYHKIVMMADADVDGHHIRTLLLTLLFRFMKPLIEHGYVYLAQPPLYRLRWNKPAEHEFVYSDAERDAMVRVGQESGKKLPKENAIQRYKGLGEMNANELWETTMDPDNRLLLQVTLEDAAQADEMFSVLMGEDVEQRRSFIQRNAKDVRFLDI, via the coding sequence ATGGGCGAGAGCCACGCGGTCGAGGAGGGCAAGTACGACGCCTCCGCGATCCAGGTCCTCGAGGGTCTCGAGGCGGTCCGCAAGCGCCCGGGCATGTACATCGGCTCCACCGGCGAGCGCGGCCTGCACCACCTGGTCTGGGAGATCGTCGACAACTCCGTCGACGAGTCGCTGGCCGGCTACGCCACCAGCATCAAGGTGACGCTGCAGGAGGACGGCGGCGTCCGGGTCGAGGACAACGGCCGCGGCATCCCCACCGACACCGCGCCCGGCCAGGACATGCCGGCCGTGACGATGGCGCTGACGATGCTGCACGCCGGCGGCAAGTTCGGCGGCGGCGGCTACAAGGTCTCCGGCGGTCTGCACGGCGTGGGCGTCTCGGTCGTCAACGCGCTCAGCAGCACCCTGCAGGTCGACGTGCGCAACCGTGGCTACCACTGGCGGCAGACCTTCAGCCTCGGCGTGCCCGACGGCCCCCTCGAGCAGCTCGAGCCGCTCGGCCCCGACGAGCAGACCGGTACGACGGTCACCTACTGGGCCAGCGAGGACATCTTCGAGACCACGACGTACTCCCTCGAGACGATCACCAACCGGCTCCGGGAGATGGCCTTCCTCAACAAGGGCCTCGAGATCATCATCCGCGACGAGCGGGCGCACATGGCGGGCGTCGCCGACGCGATCGCCGAGGACGCCGAGGGCGCGGCCACGCACGACCCGGACGCACCGGTGGTGGACCGGTCGAGCGCCGTCGAGGGCGTCATCGAGCACCGGTTCTGCTTCGACCGCGGCCTGGTGGACTACGTCGAGCACCTGAACCGCCGCAAGGACAAGGCCAACGCCAGCGTGATCGCGTTCGACGCCGAGCTGCCCGAGAGCGGGATGAGCCTCGAGGTCGCGATGCAGTGGAACACCACGTTCTCCGAGTCGGTGCACACCTTCGCGAACACCATCAACACCCACGAGGGCGGCACCCACGAGGAGGGCTTCCGCTCCGCGCTCACGTCCCTGGTGAACAACTGGGGCGAGGAGTGGAACCTGATCAAGAAGAAGGAGGACCGGGTCTCCGGCGACGACGTCCGCGAGGGCCTCACCGCGATCATCTCGATCAAGCTCGGCGAGCCGCAGTTCGAGGGCCAGACGAAGACCAAGCTCGGCAACACCGAGGCCAAGGGCTTCGTCCAGCGCGTGGTCAACGAGCAGCTCGGCGCCTGGCTGGAGAAGAACCCGGCCGAGGGCCGCGACATCGTCCGCAAGGCGCAGGCCGCGGCGTCCGCCCGGATCGCGGCCCGCAAGGCCCGCGACCTGGCGCGCAGCCGCAAGGGCCTGCTCGGCGGCGGCGGCCTGCCCGGCAAGCTCGCCGACTGCCAGTCGACCAACCCCGAGGAGTGCGAGATCTTCGTGGTCGAGGGCGACTCGGCCGGTGGCTCCGCCAAGGGTGGCCGGGACCCGCGCATCCAGGCGATCCTGCCGATCCGCGGCAAGATCCTGAACGTCGAGAAGGCCCGCCTGGACAAGGTGCTGGCCAACACCGAGGTGCAGGCGATCATCTCCGCGCTCGGCACCGGCATCCACGAAGAGTTCGACATCGACAAGGTCCGCTACCACAAGATCGTGATGATGGCCGACGCCGACGTGGACGGCCACCACATCCGGACCCTGCTGCTGACCCTGCTGTTCCGGTTCATGAAGCCGCTCATCGAGCACGGCTACGTCTACCTCGCGCAGCCGCCGCTCTACCGGCTGCGCTGGAACAAGCCGGCCGAGCACGAGTTCGTCTACTCCGACGCCGAGCGCGACGCGATGGTGCGGGTCGGCCAGGAGTCGGGCAAGAAGCTGCCCAAGGAGAACGCCATCCAGCGCTACAAGGGCCTGGGCGAGATGAACGCCAACGAGCTGTGGGAGACCACGATGGACCCGGACAACCGGCTCCTGCTCCAGGTCACCCTCGAGGACGCGGCGCAGGCCGACGAGATGTTCTCGGTGCTGATGGGCGAGGACGTCGAGCAGCGGCGCTCGTTCATCCAGCGCAACGCCAAGGACGTCCGCTTCCTCGACATCTGA
- a CDS encoding DUF721 domain-containing protein, with translation MSPEPRDPATPERPDDPARAGAPAGAEPPEHDDSGLDLARSIARSLARPGAKRRTASGAASKFRPTRRRVDTQASGAHPDERDPQLLDATMGRLVRDQGWGTDVRVHGVFSRWEVMVGREVAQHCTPESFDRTDAGGGKLVVRTDSTAWATQMKLLAPTVVRRLNEELGDGTVTLIEVLGPHGPSWKRGLRSVRDGRGPRDTYG, from the coding sequence GTGTCTCCTGAGCCGCGGGACCCCGCCACCCCGGAGCGGCCCGACGACCCCGCCCGCGCCGGGGCGCCGGCCGGGGCCGAGCCGCCCGAGCACGACGACTCCGGCCTCGACCTCGCGCGCAGCATCGCCCGGTCCCTGGCGCGACCCGGCGCCAAGCGTCGTACGGCGTCCGGCGCCGCCTCGAAGTTCCGGCCCACCCGGCGCCGCGTCGACACCCAGGCCTCGGGGGCGCACCCCGACGAGCGCGACCCGCAGCTGCTGGACGCCACGATGGGCCGGCTGGTGCGGGACCAGGGGTGGGGCACCGACGTGCGGGTGCACGGGGTGTTCTCCCGCTGGGAGGTGATGGTCGGCCGCGAGGTGGCCCAGCACTGCACGCCCGAGTCGTTCGACCGGACCGACGCCGGCGGCGGGAAGCTCGTGGTGCGCACCGACTCCACCGCCTGGGCCACCCAGATGAAGCTGCTCGCCCCGACCGTCGTGCGCCGCCTCAACGAGGAGCTCGGGGACGGCACCGTGACGCTGATCGAGGTGCTCGGCCCGCACGGCCCCAGCTGGAAGCGCGGTCTGCGCTCGGTGCGCGACGGCCGGGGTCCCCGCGACACCTACGGGTGA
- a CDS encoding DUF3566 domain-containing protein produces the protein MADRRADETPLAPRRSLAGPSHSTESTGNTGKRPLTERVSSAVAAAGSAVQSAASSGTSSRSTSTGSGPARPRSGSPMPGGSDGGRTASSPSSARPGSPTARPRGTRKARLRLVHLDPWSVMKTSFLLSIAFGIVTVVAVAVVWSVLGAAGVWDSINQTVSDVLGGDSAQNFDVQNYVGTSRVLGFTMIVAVVDVVLITAISTLGAFLYNLAAALLGGVEVTLAEDER, from the coding sequence ATGGCTGACCGACGTGCCGACGAGACGCCGCTGGCGCCGCGACGCTCCCTGGCGGGACCGTCGCACTCCACGGAGTCCACCGGGAACACCGGCAAGCGCCCGCTGACGGAGCGGGTCTCCTCCGCCGTGGCCGCCGCCGGCAGCGCGGTGCAGTCGGCCGCCTCGTCGGGCACGTCGTCCCGGTCGACCTCGACCGGCAGCGGCCCGGCCCGGCCGCGGTCCGGCTCGCCGATGCCCGGCGGGTCCGACGGCGGCCGGACCGCGTCCTCCCCGTCCTCCGCGCGCCCCGGCTCCCCGACGGCGCGCCCGCGCGGGACCCGCAAGGCCCGGCTGCGGCTGGTCCACCTGGACCCGTGGTCGGTGATGAAGACGTCGTTCCTGCTCTCGATCGCCTTCGGCATCGTGACCGTCGTCGCGGTCGCGGTGGTGTGGTCGGTGCTCGGTGCCGCCGGCGTCTGGGACTCCATCAACCAGACGGTCAGCGACGTGCTGGGCGGTGACTCGGCGCAGAACTTCGACGTGCAGAACTACGTCGGCACCAGCCGGGTCCTCGGCTTCACGATGATCGTGGCGGTCGTCGACGTGGTGCTGATCACCGCGATCTCGACGCTCGGTGCGTTCCTCTACAACCTCGCCGCGGCGCTGCTGGGCGGCGTCGAGGTCACCCTGGCGGAGGACGAGCGCTGA